The nucleotide sequence ttcttttgaattcttGGCCCATTGACAAAATAGAAACATGTTTCTGCCTTAAAAGTGTGAACTGATGTGTAATCCAGTTGTGTGACAGAGATTGTCTGCCACAAGCAGCAGTTTTTTGTTGGTTGAGATTGCATAAATCACCTGATTTGTTGTGTCCTACTTTCAGATAAATTTTCCTTCTATTTCTAGGTCACACTGTAAATAGGATGCGGAAAAATTCAGACCCTGAAGTGGCTGAGCTTGCTAAAGTCATTTTCAAAACCTGGAGGGActttataaaagaaaataaaaataaaccatCCATCGAGGTGCGATGTGATTCTAAGACTGAGAGTCTCAGGAGTAATGCTCGAAAACTGTTCACTGAAGTCTTGGAACTggaggtaaattttttttaatgccgATTGAATTTTTGACTTTAAAACCTCTTTTCAGAGAGAAACTGTGTAGCAGCCTCCTGCCCATTGCCTTGAAGACAATCACGCTGTGTAGGACATTAATTcacttttctctttattttaattaatttattagaAACTGCCTTCAGTGTGGAATGGCTTAGGGGAACACTTGTTATTGTCAATAACTTTTCAAGCCAGATCCACTACTTTATTCAAATAGAGAATTGTGTTGCATACAATAGCTGTGGCTGGTGTGGAGGTGAGAGATACTAAGCATATCCAGCTTCTCAACTCGGCACAACCTGAGCTCCACCTCTGGGCTTGGTGCGGAGTCCATCACTATAGCAGGAGGTTCCACACTTTTGTGCCAGTGGATGCATGGCAGTTGGAAACACACTAACTTGCACAATGCTGTCAGCCAGCAGTTCTCTCAGGAACCACAGGCTGAAGAGAGACATGATCCAGGTCATTAGCTTGAATAAACCTAATATATCTATAATAATTAATGTATTacttatgtatttttttaatatagcaGGAACATCCTCTGATTGAAAACTTAGAGCGAGAAGTTTTTCATCAGTGTTCCCGTTTGATCAACATTTCCTATCGGAGGACAATACGAGCGTTAGTCTTTACTTTAAAACACAAGCCAGAAGTCCGAGAGCAAGTTAAAACTTACAAGTTCCCAGTGAAGCAGCTTGTTGAAAGTCAcaagaaatgttgacattttttaAGAAGAAAATATATACATAAATTGTGAACTTCCAGAACTGTTTTGCTTTTTTAAACCgtaaattaattttccttttgaagCAATGGCAAAGAATGAACTGTGTAAATACTTGTATTTGTACCAAGCTGCCAGAGCATTCTTTAGATCTGATTTATGACTATTATAAAAATGACATTGCATTGATGAtacagtttttgtaaatattaaaaatgtattttacaaaTGGAACAAATAAATTTCAATTTATTCAACTCCTAGCAAGGAACGAGAATAATAACGTACCCAAGAATCCTAGTTAGGAATTGGAAAATGTATAATGAATATATAACTGAATAGCATTGCCCCTGATTGGAGTTGGTGATAATTTGTTGGGTAGAAGAAACTGTTTGATGCaaatcaatgtgtttttttttctatcagGGCAGTTTGTTCTGTTCCATCTTATGATACAGGGATATAATAAACCTAAATCGTAGAGGCATAAGGATCAGAAACAGGCCCCtatgcccaccatgtccatacgcCCATGAAGTACCTATATGtattcatcccatttaccagcacttgctctgtcATCTTCTatgtgccttggtgatttaattcaagtttgtccagatAATTAAAATGTTGTGAATACCTGTCACCACCCACCACTCAGCTACtgtgatccagattccaacacctctGAGTAAAAAgattcctcctcagatctcctctaaatcttttGCCCCTTTccctaaacctataccttctagttttagatactgattctatggggaaaagtttcttattatccaccctatcaatacctctcataattttgtatgctttaTCAGCTtcctctctcagcctcctccactctttattttaaagaaaaagaaacccaacctatccagtctctcctcatacctgaaatgttccatctcaggcaacagcctggtgagtCTTTTcactctcttcagtgcaatcatgtccttcctgtgtgCGGCAGCCAGAAccgtacacagcactccagcttTGGCCTTCCCAATGTTCTATAAAGTTATACCATAACCTCCTTCATGTTCTAtgcctggctaatgaaggtgAATCTCCCATATACCTTCTCCACCATCTTATCTCCcttgctgccaccttcagtgatCTCTAGATTTGTACACAAAGTCCATCTGTTCCACAGTATTCTTTAAGGCTCCAAccttatttgtcctcccaaaattccatctgccgttgttCTGTCCATCTTAACAACTGATCAGTATCATCCTACTGACTATCCTCCACAATATCAACAACACCAATTTtcaagtcatctgcaaatttactaatcatgtctCCTATAATCATATACAGATtacaagatttgggatgtcatgttacagttgtacaaaacattgtttcGATCATACTTGgggttttgtgtgcagttctgattgccacactataggaaggatgtgattaaactcgaaaggatgcagaaaagattcacaaggatatttccTGGGCTAGaggggcttgaattataaggagagaatagataggctgagggggtgaccttgtagaggtttataaaatcatgagcatagatcgggtagatacagtctttttcccgaggTAGGGAACTAGAGTGAATAATTTTATgatgagagcagaaagatttaaaggggatctgaggggtaagtttttccacacacagtgtggtgggtatatggaatgagctgccagaggaagtggtagacctaggtacaattgcaacatttaaaagacatttggacaggtacgtggataggataggtttagaaggatatgagccaaaagcaggcaaatggggctggcttagataggcatctcggtcagcatggatgggttgggctgaaaggtctgtttccgtgctgcatacttctatgactctatcacaaaaaggcagaataaagtgggTGTGTGTACTTCAGTGTTATCTCCaatagagaggaaaagattcaagaatgtgctcaaagccttcttgaagaaatgcaacatccccattgacccGTGGGAAACCCTGACCTACGAATACTAAAACTGGACAAGAGCATTCAGAGAGGTATTGACAATCTTGAGTTCATGCACtggagcacacaaaagccctgcataagtgacagaaggagtgcaccacttcacaaacctCCCAGCCTCCTGCTACATATGCTGAAGAGTGCAGTTCCTACAGTGGGCtt is from Pristis pectinata isolate sPriPec2 chromosome 3, sPriPec2.1.pri, whole genome shotgun sequence and encodes:
- the tceanc2 gene encoding transcription elongation factor A N-terminal and central domain-containing protein 2; the encoded protein is MDRFVVRGCTAGPAQPQRKVYRQTTLESLKRVVVIEDIKRFKSILELPNQTKENLIEALLELKKKIPSQEVLLSTKIGHTVNRMRKNSDPEVAELAKVIFKTWRDFIKENKNKPSIEVRCDSKTESLRSNARKLFTEVLELEQEHPLIENLEREVFHQCSRLINISYRRTIRALVFTLKHKPEVREQVKTYKFPVKQLVESHKKC